Below is a window of Paenibacillus bovis DNA.
TTGCTTGATTCCACAGAGGGACGGATTACTTCAGAGATGATCGCAGGCAGCGTTAATACCAATCCGGTGGTCATCCGGCGAATGATTAGCCAGTTAACCAAATCAGGCTTGCTGCGTACCCAGCCAGGGGTTGCCGGTGCACAGCTGACCCGTTCCGCTGACCAGATCACACTGCTCGATATTTACCGGGCGACGCAGAATGATGCACGGGATGAATTATTTGCTATACACGATAATCCCAATCCCAATTGTGAGGTTGGACGCAATATCCAGCAGGAGTTGGAACAGGTATTTGCCCGCGCCCAGCGTGCGATGGAGCAGGAATTGGAGCAAATTACACTGCATCAGATTACGACAGATATCCATCAGATGGAAGAAGTTCGCCAGGCGATTCAGAGCTAAGACTGAATCAGCAGCAGCTTCCGAGGGTATGTAAAAAACAGAAACAGGCTTAATCGGTCAAGACGGAAAGGATGAATAACAATGAAAGTAATTATTATTGGTGCAACAGGTACGATTGGACAGCGTCTCGTGCAGGAGGGACTGCGACGCGGCTATGAAGTGACTGCTGCTACACGCGATTCTTCCAAAATCGATCCCAACACCGAGCGTCTGAGCGGCATTCGTCTGGATGTAATGGAGCCGTCCAGCGTCGAAGCGGCTGTCGCCGGACATGATGTAGTTATTAATGCATTTGGTCCGCAATTTGGACAGGA
It encodes the following:
- a CDS encoding Rrf2 family transcriptional regulator, producing MAYNSRFAVAIHTLSLLDSTEGRITSEMIAGSVNTNPVVIRRMISQLTKSGLLRTQPGVAGAQLTRSADQITLLDIYRATQNDARDELFAIHDNPNPNCEVGRNIQQELEQVFARAQRAMEQELEQITLHQITTDIHQMEEVRQAIQS